One window from the genome of Anaerococcus sp. Marseille-Q7828 encodes:
- a CDS encoding VirB6/TrbL-like conjugal transfer protein, CD1112 family, with protein sequence MFGIFDKLTEFFKDMLLGGIKANLESMFLDINDKVGVIATDVGKTPMGWNGEVYNFIKNINDNVIVPIAGLIITAVLCIELINMVMQKNNMHDTDTFEFFKYIIKMFIAVYLASHAFEFSMAVFDVAQNLVNKAAGVITTSATVSGDQIVAMVDTLKEKEIGELLMILVETSLVRIAIQCISLTITLIVYGRMFEIYVYSSVSSIPFATMGNKEWGQIGTNYIKGLFALGLQGLFLMVCLGIYTVLIRTVQITDIHASLFSILGYALLLGLMMFKSGTVAKSIMNTH encoded by the coding sequence ATGTTTGGTATCTTTGACAAGCTAACTGAATTTTTTAAGGATATGCTACTCGGAGGTATCAAAGCAAATCTTGAGTCCATGTTCTTAGATATAAATGACAAGGTAGGAGTTATTGCAACTGATGTTGGGAAGACACCAATGGGTTGGAATGGAGAAGTGTATAACTTCATAAAAAACATTAATGATAATGTGATCGTTCCAATAGCAGGTCTTATCATAACAGCAGTTTTATGTATTGAACTCATAAATATGGTTATGCAAAAGAATAATATGCACGATACAGATACTTTTGAGTTTTTCAAATACATTATAAAGATGTTTATAGCAGTCTACCTTGCAAGCCATGCCTTTGAATTTTCAATGGCAGTCTTTGATGTGGCACAAAATCTTGTAAACAAAGCGGCAGGGGTAATCACTACTTCTGCCACTGTTTCAGGAGATCAGATAGTTGCAATGGTTGATACATTAAAAGAAAAAGAAATAGGTGAGCTTTTAATGATATTAGTTGAAACAAGCCTTGTAAGGATTGCAATTCAATGTATATCTTTAACTATTACCTTAATAGTATATGGGCGTATGTTTGAAATATATGTCTACTCATCAGTATCATCCATACCATTTGCGACTATGGGAAATAAAGAATGGGGTCAGATTGGAACAAATTATATCAAGGGACTTTTTGCCTTGGGATTACAAGGTTTGTTTTTGATGGTATGTTTAGGTATCTACACCGTTTTAATAAGGACGGTACAGATTACAGATATTCACGCAAGCTTGTTTAGTATATTAGGATATGCTCTACTACTTGGACTTATGATGTTTAAGAGTGGAACAGTTGCAAAAAGTATTATGAATACGCACTAG
- a CDS encoding PrgI family protein, whose product MAYVPIPKDLDKIKTKVAFNLTKRQLIGFSVAGLIGIPTYLFMKKYLPNDVSIIVMLIVTLPIFFITLYEKDTLTSEKYFKFFYLHKFYQPTKRIRKEAYLEAKKKANQRLKSKGKTIKKRPKGSKKAKNKERSNK is encoded by the coding sequence ATGGCATATGTACCAATACCAAAAGATTTGGACAAGATTAAAACAAAGGTTGCCTTTAACTTAACCAAAAGACAACTTATAGGTTTTTCGGTGGCAGGACTAATTGGCATACCAACCTATTTATTTATGAAGAAATATCTACCTAATGATGTTTCAATCATTGTAATGCTAATAGTAACCCTGCCAATCTTTTTTATAACCTTATATGAAAAAGACACTTTAACTTCTGAAAAGTATTTTAAATTTTTCTATCTTCATAAGTTTTATCAACCAACTAAGAGAATAAGAAAGGAGGCATACCTTGAAGCTAAGAAAAAAGCAAATCAGCGACTTAAATCTAAGGGAAAAACAATTAAAAAAAGACCGAAAGGAAGTAAGAAGGCTAAAAACAAAGAAAGATCCAACAAATAG
- a CDS encoding VirB4-like conjugal transfer ATPase, CD1110 family: MKLRKKQISDLNLREKQLKKDRKEVRRLKTKKDPTNSLLSLILNKEKKRFTVEDTIPYIRMLPEGICQLDEKNYSKTISFQDINYQLALEEDRDLIFNQFANFLNSFDPSVHIELSYVNQLGRNKDLQDAIKIADKGDFYDDVRKEFREMLKLQLAKGNNGLKKMKYITFTTEADNLEQARAKLNRLEVDILSNFKSMGVRAESLDGEERLRLVHDMLNPDKNFDFSYKDLKKKESTKSHITPNIFNFTPANNFKFGKFIGATSHFQILASELSDRMLSEFLDIDDNIYVAFHIDVVEQAEAIKLIKRKNTDLDRMKIEEQKKAVRAGYDMDIIPSDINTFGADVKSMLSDLQNRDERLFAVSIVMMNFARTNQKLENTIAQISSIANRHNCQVKRLSHQQEQGLVSVLPLGVNQVEIKRFLTSSSTAVFMPFTTEELFIDSANSLYYGLNALSQNLIMADRKKLKNPNGLILGTPGSGKSFSAKREMANAILVTDDDVIICDPEGEYSNLVKQFNGEVIKVSAKSKDYLNPLDINMNYGDGDAPLKDKANFIMSMLELVVGGSGLTAAEKSVIDRCLPKIYQKYFEDPKPENMPILGDLYDMLLSQEEGVGRKLATEMEIYVKGSLNVFNNRSNVDLNRQLLCFDIKELGTQLKKIGMLVIQDQVWNKVSLNRGSKSTRYYIDEFHLLLKDPQTASYSVEIWKRFRKWGGIPTGITQNVKDLLTSQEIENIFDNTDFVLMLNQASGDRDILAKKLKISPYQLNYITNSNAGEGLLFFGNTIVPFIDKFPKDTMLYKLMTTKPEEAK; this comes from the coding sequence TTGAAGCTAAGAAAAAAGCAAATCAGCGACTTAAATCTAAGGGAAAAACAATTAAAAAAAGACCGAAAGGAAGTAAGAAGGCTAAAAACAAAGAAAGATCCAACAAATAGTCTTCTAAGTTTAATTTTAAATAAAGAGAAAAAGAGATTTACAGTTGAGGATACAATTCCATATATAAGAATGTTACCAGAGGGCATTTGCCAGTTAGATGAAAAAAATTATTCAAAGACAATTTCATTTCAAGATATAAATTACCAGTTGGCATTGGAAGAAGATAGAGATTTAATCTTTAACCAATTTGCCAACTTTTTAAATTCTTTTGATCCAAGTGTCCACATTGAACTTTCGTATGTAAATCAATTAGGAAGAAATAAAGACCTACAAGATGCAATTAAAATTGCTGATAAGGGAGACTTCTATGACGATGTAAGAAAAGAGTTTAGGGAGATGTTAAAGCTTCAACTTGCAAAGGGGAATAACGGACTTAAAAAGATGAAGTATATAACCTTTACCACAGAAGCCGATAATCTAGAGCAAGCAAGAGCAAAGTTAAATAGACTTGAAGTAGATATTTTATCTAACTTTAAATCTATGGGAGTAAGAGCAGAAAGCCTTGATGGAGAAGAAAGACTAAGACTTGTTCACGATATGTTAAATCCAGACAAAAACTTTGATTTTTCATATAAGGATTTGAAGAAGAAAGAGTCTACAAAATCACATATAACTCCCAATATCTTTAATTTTACACCAGCAAATAATTTTAAATTTGGGAAATTCATTGGAGCGACGAGCCATTTTCAAATACTTGCAAGCGAGTTATCAGACAGAATGTTATCTGAGTTTTTAGATATTGATGACAACATTTATGTGGCATTTCATATAGATGTAGTTGAACAAGCAGAAGCTATTAAACTCATTAAAAGAAAGAACACAGACCTAGACAGAATGAAAATTGAAGAACAAAAGAAAGCAGTTCGAGCAGGATATGATATGGATATTATTCCATCAGATATAAATACTTTTGGGGCTGATGTTAAGTCAATGTTATCTGACTTACAAAATAGAGATGAAAGGCTCTTTGCAGTATCCATAGTAATGATGAATTTTGCTAGGACTAATCAAAAATTAGAAAATACAATTGCTCAAATTTCATCAATTGCAAATAGACATAATTGTCAGGTAAAAAGATTATCTCATCAACAAGAGCAAGGACTTGTTTCTGTCTTACCTTTAGGAGTTAATCAAGTCGAGATAAAAAGATTTTTAACTTCATCATCAACGGCAGTATTTATGCCTTTTACAACAGAAGAGCTATTTATTGATTCGGCAAATTCTTTGTACTATGGCTTAAATGCCCTTAGCCAAAACTTGATAATGGCAGATAGGAAGAAACTAAAGAACCCTAACGGACTAATATTAGGTACACCAGGTTCTGGTAAATCTTTCTCGGCAAAGAGAGAGATGGCAAATGCAATTCTTGTAACAGACGATGATGTAATTATTTGTGATCCTGAGGGTGAGTATTCAAACCTTGTAAAACAATTTAATGGAGAAGTTATTAAAGTTTCGGCAAAGTCAAAGGACTACCTAAATCCACTAGATATAAATATGAACTATGGAGATGGGGACGCACCTTTAAAGGATAAGGCAAACTTCATAATGTCTATGCTTGAACTTGTAGTAGGAGGATCTGGTCTTACTGCTGCAGAAAAATCTGTTATAGATAGGTGCTTACCAAAGATATACCAAAAATATTTTGAAGACCCAAAGCCAGAAAATATGCCGATTTTAGGAGATTTATACGATATGCTCCTATCTCAAGAAGAGGGAGTTGGTAGAAAACTAGCAACAGAAATGGAAATTTATGTTAAGGGAAGTCTTAATGTCTTTAATAATAGGTCAAATGTTGACTTAAATAGGCAACTGCTCTGTTTTGATATAAAAGAGCTAGGAACACAACTTAAAAAAATAGGTATGCTTGTAATTCAAGACCAGGTTTGGAACAAGGTTTCCTTAAATAGAGGAAGCAAGTCTACAAGATACTATATAGATGAGTTCCATCTTCTATTAAAAGACCCACAAACTGCTTCATATTCAGTAGAAATCTGGAAAAGATTTAGAAAATGGGGCGGTATTCCAACAGGTATAACTCAAAACGTAAAAGACCTTTTAACAAGTCAGGAAATTGAAAATATCTTTGATAATACAGACTTTGTTCTAATGTTAAATCAAGCATCTGGAGATAGGGATATTCTTGCTAAGAAATTAAAAATATCGCCTTATCAGTTAAACTATATTACTAATTCAAACGCAGGTGAGGGACTATTATTCTTCGGAAATACTATTGTTCCATTTATAGATAAATTCCCTAAAGACACCATGTTATATAAGCTAATGACAACAAAACCAGAAGAAGCTAAGTAG